The Bacteroidota bacterium genome contains a region encoding:
- a CDS encoding peptidase, which produces MKLTIGRKDKADFPELKLTNISCKIDTGAFTSTIHSHDIKEIIIDGEKYIEFQLLDPSHPKYRDEKLKTKNFTKKNIKNSFGITEERFVIKTIIKIFENEYPIELSLSERSDMKNPILIGRTLLNNRFIVDTDQYNLSYKLKQQKRKNKNK; this is translated from the coding sequence ATGAAATTAACAATAGGGAGAAAAGACAAAGCAGATTTTCCAGAGCTTAAACTGACCAACATAAGTTGCAAGATTGACACAGGAGCCTTTACTTCAACCATCCACAGTCACGATATAAAAGAAATTATTATTGATGGTGAAAAATATATTGAGTTTCAACTATTAGACCCATCACATCCAAAGTATCGAGACGAAAAACTTAAAACTAAGAATTTTACGAAGAAAAATATTAAAAACTCTTTTGGTATTACGGAAGAGCGCTTCGTTATCAAAACGATTATTAAAATATTTGAAAACGAATATCCAATTGAACTATCTCTCAGCGAAAGAAGCGATATGAAAAACCCAATTTTAATTGGAAGAACATTATTGAATAACAGGTTTATTGTTGATACAGATCAATACAATTTATCATATAAATTGAAGCAACAAAAACGAAAAAATAAAAATAAATGA